In Macaca thibetana thibetana isolate TM-01 chromosome 8, ASM2454274v1, whole genome shotgun sequence, one DNA window encodes the following:
- the LOC126961592 gene encoding calmodulin-1-like, producing MADQLTEEQTAEFKEAFSLLDKDSDGTITTKELGAVVRSLVQNPTEAELQDVINEVDADGNGTIDFPEFLTKMARKMKDTDSEEEIREAFHVFDKVGNGYISAAELSHVMTNLGEKLTDEEVDEMIREADIDGNGQVNYKEFVQMMKAK from the coding sequence ATGGCTGACCAACTGACTGAAGAGCAGACTGCAGAATTCAAAGAAGCTTTTTCACTACTTGACAAAGACAGTGATGGAACTATAACAACAAAGGAATTGGGAGCTGTAGTGAGGTCCCTTGTACAGAATCCCACAGAAGCAGAGTTACAGGACGTGATTAATGAAGTAGATGCTGATGGTAATGGCACAATTGACTTCCCTGAATTTCTGACAAAGatggcaagaaaaatgaaagacacagacagtgaagaagaaatcagagaagCATTCCATGTGTTTGATAAGGTTGGCAATGGCTATATTAGTGCTGCAGAACTTTCTCATGTGATGACAAACCTTGGAGAGAAGTTAACAGATGAAGAAGTTGATGAAATGATCAGGGAAGCAGATATTGATGGCAATGGTCAAGTAAACTATAAAGAGTTTGTACAAATGATGAAAGCAAAGTGA